One genomic segment of Vespa velutina chromosome 10, iVesVel2.1, whole genome shotgun sequence includes these proteins:
- the LOC124952432 gene encoding monocarboxylate transporter 1-like, which yields MTTTKTTRNVSGKTKMIPPDGGWGWVVLTSALIVNFLIPGTVKSFGVLFVEFLHVFKASPTAASWMPALCYFLYNSLGPLSSVLSTKYSYKTVTLIGGTFAATGMMLSYFANSVSYLYVSYGLMVGIGAGLSFPPTIYIVTAYFQRLRGFANGLCISGSAIGTIVLPPLLQYLLDCFGYRGAVLIMGALTLNTLVCALLYHPVEQHMIAVPIEEGIDNEALSLDEPIDEKRQSIDPAKLNSIVQDEKNEKIESTTKQVQNLTELLNYSKLTTSKEEGFEKLTKSNEEEEQDQWIVKDQVIEDIASVDDKEKGEDLQDKYDEENIKETSSTSDRKLVDKKQFVTNEPFNSRQISTMSDNGSNVLGISIKMHLQEDNESLKLDKPVQVEISTPKPSKSETSSTKGESTKKVYLSFDFSMLKDPIYLVILISNSTSAISNTNFMIHLPSYANSQGFDQNSSALLLSTVSALDLIGRISGASLSDIDFVPKYYYFVGGLGTSGIALALLPMANSYGMLSFFCALFGLSSGMYIGITTVILADMLGTDKLSSSYGISLFVNGVLQLVGPPVCGVIYEHVGSYKPIFLAFGIILILGTALWAIVPLIKRNSKKKIEEV from the exons atgacaacgacTAAGACAACGAGGAATGTTAGCGGCAAAACGAAGATGATACCACCGGACGGGGGGTGGGGTTGGGTCGTGTTGACCTCAGCCCTTATTGTCAACTTCCTTATCCCTGGAACCGTCAAATCCTTCGGCGTTCTCTTCGTCGAATTCCTTCACGTTTTCAAGGCATCGCCAACAGCAGCCTCTTGGATGCCGGCTCTCTGTTATTTTCTCTACAACTCTTTGG GTCCCTTGTCGAGTGTTCTCTCTACCAAGTATTCTTATAAAACCGTGACATTAATTGGCGGCACCTTTGCCGCTACTGGAATGATGCTCAGCTATTTTGCTAATTCCGTTTCTTATCTCTATGTTAG TTATGGTCTGATGGTCGGAATCGGCGCTGGTTTATCCTTTCCACCAACGATTTACATCGTCACAGCGTATTTCCAGAGGCTACGTGGTTTTGCAAACGGTCTCTGCATTTCCGGGAGCGCGATTGGGACTATAGTGTTACCACCGCTTCTTCAATATCTTCTTGACTGTTTTGGATATAG AGGTGCGGTACTTATTATGGGTGCTTTAACATTGAACACGCTAGTTTGTGCTTTGCTCTATCATCCGGTCGAACAACATATGATAGCCGTTCCCATAGAGGAAGGAATCGATAACGAAGCTTTAAGCTTGGACGAACCGATCGACGAAAAAcgtcaatcgatcgatccggCGAAATTGAATTCGATTGTTCAGGacgagaagaatgaaaaaatcgaAAGTACGACGAAGCAGGTACAAAATTTAACGGAACTATTGAATTATTCGAAGCTGACTACATCCAAAGAAGAaggatttgaaaaattgaCAAAGTCGAATGAAGAAGAGGAGCAAGATCAATGGATCGTCAAGGATCAAGTTATAGAGGATATTGCTAGCGTAGACGACAAGGAAAAAGGGGAGGATCTCCAAGATAAATATGACGAAGAAAACATTAAAGAGACTTCGAGTACGAGCGATAGAAAGCTAGTTGATAAAAAACAATTCGTCACTAATGAACCGTTCAATTCCCGTCAGATTAGCACAATGTCAGATAACGGATCAAACGTATTaggaatatcgataaaaatgcaTCTTCAGGAGGACAACGAATCCTTGAAATTGGACAAGCCCGTGCAAGTAGAAATCTCAACGCCAAAGCCATCGAAGTCCGAGACTTCATCGACTAAGGGTGAAAGCACGAAGAAAGTATATCTATCTTTTGATTTCAGCATGCTGAAGGATCCGATCTATCTGGTCATTTTGATATCAAACTCGACGTCAGCGATCAGCAATACAAACTTTATGATTCATTTGCCATCCTACGCAAACTCCCAAGGCTTCGATCAAAATTCATCGGCTCTTTTGTTGTCCACTGTTTCAGCTCTTGATCTTATCGGTAGAATAAGTGGTGCTTCTTTATCCGATATAGACTTCGTaccgaaatattattatttcgtcggTGGCCTTGGAACTAGTGGGATAGCTCTGGCGCTACTACCGATGGCCAATAGTTATGGGatgctttcctttttctgtGCACTATTTGGCCTCTCTTCCGGCATGTACATCGGCATCACGACCGTTATCCTGGCTGACATGCTTGGTACTGATAAACTCAGTTCCTCTTATGGAATCTCGCTCTTTGTTAACGGTGTCCTCCAACTCGTCGGACCGCCGGTTTGCGGTGTCATCTATGAACACGTTGGATCTTATAAACCCATTTTCTTGGCATTCGGTATAATACTTATACTGGGTACCGCTCTCTGGGCCATTGTGCCTCTAATCAAAAGgaacagtaaaaaaaagatcgaagagGTATAA